The segment TttaggaaaaaataataaaacacaaaaagactGTCACCCACCTTGGTCATTGAGCATCTGCTGTGCATTGCTTCCTGTCCTCCTTCTAAAGAATTAGAAATAGGGGGAAAAAGTTACAAAGATAAATGTTTGGTTTGTCGTGTTTGCACAATACTACctatatatacaatatttgaAGGGTTACCTGTTGTTCTGATTGAACTTGCACCTACAGTGACCACCTGGAAAAAATGTGGTTATTATATGTACCTAATGATTAATAAGAGTTCAGCTCTAATTCATAATGTAATAATTATTTTCTTACTGAGCAGAATAGTGATGCCAATGAGACAAAGCACAGCAGCAAGGATCAGACCTCCAACACGCAGCTCGTGATAGTCTACAGACAGACACAAGAGAATAAATCAGCTGAATTTAGCTTAatacaacaacataaaaaatgtaaatacattaCCAAATGTGAATGCCGCATCTTCAGGATGGGCTATAGAAAGAGTGTGAAATAGCTTTACATAAAGGTTGTAAACTTATAACAAAATGCCAGTATACCCAAAGCTCTAGTTTGTATCCTAGTAAATCATTGACATCATACATCAATATGCCTCTATGTAAAATAAACCCAGAATACACTTTGAACCTTACTTTTGGTAGTTCCCACATTTACTTTGGTATTGATTGCAAGCATATACATTAACAGCATTAGTAACAGACTtacctttttcttcttctgcaaAGACAAGTGACACAActgaaaaagtttggacatagaaaatatacattaatagataaatataaacaatgacTAGCAGCATTAGACTATATAGGATTTTACGGGTCTTCCATAAGAGCTGGACTTGTTTAAAGCTTGACAAAGCTAATCATTTCATGTATGAAGTAAATTTCATTAAAAAGATTTACACAAAGTGACCACACACAGGACTGGCAGAGGTTTGTGAGCAGCTACATTTCTTGAATTATCagactaaatatttttaatacatttattatgtacaaatattgtatatacTCATTTAATGACATGAGACATGAGAGTTAACTTACTTGTCATCAACACCAATGtgatcattttcaacattttcagtCTTAAGCCTTGAAAACCTAAAagatagaaataaaaataaatggaaatttgaacattttataaaaaagagaaaatgtgtttctgttttCTCTGTGATATGAACTTtcagttaaattaaatattcaGGCACATAACAGGCGTCCAATCCTGTGACACATGCTTGCATGTACCTGTGtatgtaaacacacaaatgtaGCGAATCAAAGGCTCATTTGTTAGTGGCTTTTTGTATTATTCTGGGATAAATAACATTAACTCTCTCCCTTATGGCTAAGTAATTACATTTcaataacatttcaaatagGTGGAAGCTGGAAGCAGGATTGTACTGGTACCAGCTGGCCGAGGCAACAAAGACATGATTCAACACTGTTTTCTATAGGGCAAAAAAAGACTGGAATGTCCAGTGACAAGCTCATGCTCTTCTGACTAAGACCAACAATAAGACTaaaatttaatttatgtattgtTCATGACCATTTTGTCCTAATGAGGTCCTGCTTAAATACTGGTCCAGTTTGTTATGATGCAATGATATTGTCTCTCATTAACTGCTTATAACCCCTGAGATTTGTTATAAGTGGTAGCAGGTAAAGTAGCATAAGCTCTGGGAGGAGACAAACCCTGTGGATCTACAGTGATTTTCCATCGACTGCACTTTCCACCTAG is part of the Periophthalmus magnuspinnatus isolate fPerMag1 chromosome 16, fPerMag1.2.pri, whole genome shotgun sequence genome and harbors:
- the fxyd3 gene encoding phospholemman is translated as MLKMITLVLMTIVSLVFAEEEKAHPEDAAFTFDYHELRVGGLILAAVLCLIGITILLSGHCRCKFNQNNRRRTGSNAQQMLNDQGRACEC